The Plasmodium malariae genome assembly, contig: PmUG01_00_3, whole genome shotgun sequence genome has a segment encoding these proteins:
- the PmUG01_00015600 gene encoding fam-l protein encodes MDQKNTLLLFTIISAFILLSWICLFNIDLSDYYKTSEGNYKNNRKLDKNYRLLAISKEDKCSVFVRLNEEVPNYAVSENKDVYFNEKEPKREIKHLNRKSFVNAGGNKQNMRNRKCIFETKKYSRMEKKIFKELDYMDFLKNNKTISDKTYKKIICKKYRLRFVLPLLLIIVLLILYILDLLVGCGLRKVLFKALKLCGPANWYNNLSVLLRDSPISWLFRSINKVDKALEKITSTKRGGAQVKERIAGYVYVDSFFNYLIYIIPLLILGVILILGLLYYHKKVKKYQKIKFKKR; translated from the exons atggatCAAAAAAATACGTTACTGTTATTTACAATAATTTCTGCGTTTATCCTTTTAAGTTGGATATGTCTTTTTAACATTGATCTc agtGACTATTATAAAACTTCAGAAGgaaactataaaaataatagaaaattagataaaaattatcGATTACTAGCAATATCTAAAGAGGATAAATGTTCAGTTTTTGTAAGATTAAATGAAGAAGTACCAAATTATGCTGTAAGCGAAAATAAagatgtatattttaatgagaAAGAACccaaaagagaaataaaacatttaaatagAAAATCATTTGTGAATGCAGGaggaaataaacaaaatatgagGAATAGGaaatgtatatttgaaacgaaaaaatattctcgtatggaaaaaaaaatattcaaggAACTTGATTATAtggattttcttaaaaacaacaaaacGATTAGtgataaaacatataaaaaaattatatgtaaaaaataccGATTGAGATTTGTTTtacctttattattaatcATCGTATTACtgatattatacattttagaTTTATTGGTGGGTTGTGGGCTTAGGAAGGTACTGTTTAAGGCATTGAAATTGTGTGGTCCAGCTAATTGGTACAATAATTTAAGTGTGTTGTTAAGGGATTCTCCTATTAGTTGGTTGTTCAGGTCAATAAATAAAGTAGATAAAGCATTGGAAAAGATAACAAGTACGAAGAGGGGGGGAGCACAGGTAAAGGAGAGAATAGCAGGATACGTTTATGTAGATAGTTTTTTTAActatctaatatatattatacctTTGCTTATATTAGGTGTCATACTTATATTAGGCCTTCTTTATTACCACAAGAAAGTTAagaaatatcaaaaaattaagtttaagaaaaggtaa